In the Paramormyrops kingsleyae isolate MSU_618 chromosome 6, PKINGS_0.4, whole genome shotgun sequence genome, one interval contains:
- the LOC111840320 gene encoding homeobox protein BarH-like 1 translates to MHRLLDFSELHSPPNALPDRSHRFRSFMIEEILTDPPATKMSPPTGAALRFGLQALLSTRSYHNHFGLKPDHTGVFKLPLCPLSCSLGSPLGAALFHRPPALQAGSISRQMSLEPHLHGKINPRLDGESKTKKGRRSRTVFTELQLVGLEKRFEKQKYLSTPDRIDLAESLGLSQLQVKTWYQNRRMKWKKIVLQGGGLQSPTKPKGRPKKNSLPSSEQLSEQDRSIEKDLQSGGMKNYNVNQEE, encoded by the exons ATGCATCGTCTTTTGGATTTTAGTGAACTCCACAGTCCTCCAAATGCACTACCGGATCGATCTCACAGATTTAGGAGTTTCATGATAGAAGAGATTCTGACTGATCCCCCGGCCACCAAGATGTCTCCCCCGACGGGAGCAGCACTCAGGTTTGGGCTGCAAGCACTTTTATCAACACGATCATATCACAATCATTTCG GCCTGAAACCAGATCATACCGGGGTTTTCAAGTTGCCTCTTTGCCCCCTGTCGTGCTCTCTCGGCTCTCCGCTGGGAGCCGCGCTCTTCCACCGGCCGCCGGCACTGCAGGCCGGCTCCATTTCTCGGCAAATGTCCTTAGAACCACATCTCCACGGCAAGATTAACCCCAGACTTGATGGAGAAAGCAAGACAAAGAAAGGCAGAAGGAGCCGAACAGTCTTTACCGAACTGCAGCTTGTGGGCCTTGAGAAACGATTCGAGAAACAGAAGTATCTTTCCACACCGGATAG aaTAGACCTTGCCGAGTCGCTGGGTTTAAGTCAGTTACAAGTCAAAACGTGGTATCAAAACAGAAGAATGAAGTGGAAGAAAATT GTCCTGCAAGGTGGCGGGCTGCAATCCCCCACCAAGCCAAAAGGTCGTCCGAAGAAGAATTCACTTCCCTCTAGTGAGCAGCTTTCAGAGCAAGACAGGTCTATAGAGAAAGATCTGCAGTCAGGCGGCATGAAAAATTACAACGTAAACCAGGAGGAATGA
- the fbxw12 gene encoding F-box/WD repeat-containing protein 12 — protein sequence MDSDLSDLTLDCLIHVFSLLTDNDLINASGVCKRWYEAAETPWLWRQMCLHRWSFCNISRCSSENGKRSWKSYYLQRSSLEHKMKTGRSCTDYTCKSLRGHTGRVVGLAYLQENRHDSDNWERPSIVCSASSDGTVRAWNVQQGVQLWSSPVQSPLSGVVTDPQREAVFTWDTSGVIKAWDGCTGQEVAAFPTAASKCKLLPFSADDQSALFVGTSSGAVCMLAVPSLSLVWRQVLFQAFNIDILISSPDKKWILAASTEGADCHPQVFCSRSLRCVTEDDPPLGQSVPVSCCLAAIFLASEPPRVAVLHSDAFGYQTDKTLSVFEITIKKSKYKQEVEVQQVESFPLGLTNWHTDVHLQARGAATFVVAAGNHLRVYTLKGALLATFEDHTEPIASFCVDSFRVVTASRDLSLRVLTWKKERDAGLSLESRFHLLGGSHTRAWGFTHVICDYKSIVASVEARDEKDVLKAYSFNA from the exons ATGGATTCTGATTTATCCGATTTAACCTTGGATTGCTTGATTCACGTTTTCTCATTACTTACTGACAACGACTTAATAAATGCCTCGGGTGTTTGTAAG CGGTGGTATGAAGCTGCAGAGACACCCTGGCTCTGGCG ACAGATGTGTCTGCATCGCTGGAGCTTCTGTAATATCAGTCGGTGCAGTTCAGAAAATGGAAAGCGGAGCTGGAAGAGTTATTACCTGCAGCGCTCCAGTTtggaacacaaaatgaagacggGCCGATCGTGCACAGACTACACATGCAAAAGCCTGAGGGGTCATACAG GTAGAGTGGTTGGGCTTGCTTACCTGCAGGAAAACAGACATGACTCTGACAACTGGGAGAGACCGTCCATTGTCTGCAGTGCATCTTCTGATGGTACAGTCCGTGCGTGGAATGTTCAGCAG GGCGTCCAGCTGTGGTCAAGTCCTGTCCAAAGCCCTCTGTCGGGTGTCGTCACTGATCCTCAGCGTGAAGCTGTCTTCACCTGGGACACTTCAGGAGTAATCAAAGCCTGGGATGGCTGCACAGGACAGGAAGTGGCTGCCTTCCCCACTGCAGCCTCCAAGTGCAAGTTGCTGCCCTTTAGTGCTGATGACCAGTCTGCCCTCTTT GTTGGCACTAGCAGCGGGGCCGTCTGCATGCTGGCAGTCCCCTCGTTGTCACTGGTCTGGCGTCAGGTGCTCTTCCAGGCTTTCAATATCGACATATTGATTTCATCTCCTGATAAGAAATGGATCCTCGCTGCGAGCACAGAGGGCGCAGACTGTCACCCACAG GTTTTCTGCAGCCGCAGTCTGAGGTGTGTCACTGAGGATGATCCTCCTCTGGGGCAGTCTGTGCCCGTCTCCTGCTGTCTGGCTGCGATTTTCCTGGCCTCTGAACCACCCCGAGTGGCTGTGCTGCACAGTGATGCATTCGGATATCAGACGGACAAAACACTCTCCGTCTTTGAAATCACtattaaaaaatcaaaatacAAACAGGAAGTTGAAG TTCAGCAGGTAGAAAGCTTTCCGCTGGGTTTGACTAATTGGCATACAGATGTGCACCTGCAAGCCAGAGGTGCTGCTACCTTTGTGGTTGCAGCTGGGAACCACCTGAGAGTGTACACCCTAAAAGGTGCCTTATTGGCTACTTTTGAGGATCACACGGAGCCAATAGCATCTTTCTGCGTG GACAGTTTTCGCGTGGTTACGGCATCCCGTGACCTCTCCCTGAGAGTGCTCACCTGGAAGAAGGAACGCGATGCTGGTCTGTCTCTCGAGAGCCGATTCCACCTGCTGGGAGGGTCTCACACCAGGGCCTG gGGATTTACACATGTAATCTGCGATTACAAAAGTATTGTGGCCTCAGTGGAAGCCAGAGATGAAAAGGATGTTTTAAAGGCCTATTCCTTCAATGCTTGA